A genome region from Hevea brasiliensis isolate MT/VB/25A 57/8 chromosome 9, ASM3005281v1, whole genome shotgun sequence includes the following:
- the LOC110665032 gene encoding transcription repressor OFP7-like: protein MLNRSHAMHKFVQLFSNSLCYALTLHKAIEQLRTETSSAKMAKRFKLKLSRVITSFNSCRSKDPSTFPANPVPSFLGLSPVKLHLPPPSKPQHSSSIKRHMSSAFASITSGFRSRSTTTHYLSETERTKSPPPPPPPPPPEFQWEREEKWHVVAKMYDETPRRKISNSLVSCDFENDNIFLPPPPPPNTERKRRRIKKKKKTTPRIRISSSSADSGLFSSEGLDDDEEEIDIDNEETETLVSSTRSFSTDYSSPEFRAHLETIRESPLNRISHRRKKVKKAKRYVKRKARKSCDESQSSPARLSRFQWLIPCTVEGKVRESFAVVKKSEDPYEDFKRSMMEMILEKQMFEVTDLEQLLQCFLSLNSRHYHGVIVEAFSEIWEDLFCKSSITYGVSRAI from the coding sequence ATGTTAAATAGATCACATGCTATGCATAAATTTGTCCAGCTTTTCTCGAACAGTTTATGCTATGCTTTGACGCTGCATAAAGCCATAGAGCAATTGCGGACAGAGACCAGCTCTGCAAAAATGGCGAAACGTTTCAAGCTTAAATTGTCGAGAGTAATCACATCCTTCAATTCTTGCCGCTCCAAAGACCCGTCCACTTTCCCCGCCAATCCTGTCCCTTCATTTCTCGGACTTTCTCCGGTCAAACTCCATCTCCCACCTCCATCCAAGCCCCAACACTCTTCCTCTATCAAGCGTCATATGTCCTCAGCCTTCGCTTCAATCACCAGTGGCTTCAGATCACGATCCACTACTACACATTACCTCTCTGAGACCGAACGCACCaaatcaccaccaccacctcctcctcctcctccgccTGAGTTCCAatgggaaagagaagagaaatGGCACGTTGTGGCCAAAATGTACGACGAAACTCCTCGTCGGAAAATTTCTAACTCTTTGGTTTCCTGTGACTTTGAAAACGATAACATTTTTCTTCCTCCACCTCCTCCGCCCAACACGGAGCGGAAAAGACGACGgattaaaaagaagaagaaaacaacACCAAGAATCCGCATcagcagttcctcagctgatagCGGACTTTTCAGCAGTGAAGGTTTagatgatgatgaagaagaaaTTGATATAGACAATGAGGAAACGGAAACGTTAGTATCATCAACCAGAAGCTTCTCTACTGATTATTCTTCGCCGGAGTTCCGTGCCCATTTGGAAACCATACGTGAATCACCCCTTAACAGGATCAGTCATCGCAGGAAAAAGGTTAAGAAGGCAAAAAGATACGTTAAAAGGAAAGCGAGAAAGAGTTGTGACGAGTCACAGTCATCTCCGGCCAGATTGTCGAGGTTTCAGTGGCTGATACCGTGCACGGTGGAGGGAAAGGTGAGGGAGAGCTTCGCAGTGGTGAAGAAATCGGAGGACCCGTACGAGGACTTCAAGAGATCGATGATGGAGATGATATTGGAGAAGCAAATGTTTGAAGTGACTGATTTGGAGCAACTTTTGCAGTGTTTCTTGTCTTTGAATTCTAGGCATTATCATGGGGTTATTGTTGAGGCTTTCTCTGAGATTTGGGAGGATTTGTTCTGTAAAAGTTCCATTACCTATGGAGTTTCAAGAGCTATTTAA